TTCTTCCGGAGTCCCCTGAGAAAGTGATTGCCATCAATCAGGGTGATGCTATTGCTCTCCCCTTCGGTGTTGTGACCTGGTGGTTCAACCCCAATGACACTGAGCTCATTGTCCTCTTCTTGGGTGACACCTCCAAAGGCCACCACCGTGGTGAATTCACCAACTTCCAGATCACTGGTGCCAATGGCATCTTCACTGGCTTCACCACTGAGTTTGTCTCCCGTGCCTGGGACTTATCTGAAGATGAGGCTAAGAAGCTTGTTGAAAGCCAAAACAATGTAGGCATTATCAAGCTGAAGGATGGCCAATCCATGCCAGAACCATCTCCCAAAGACCGTGAAGGAATGGCTTTGAACTGCTTGGAGGCACCTCTAGATGTTGACATTAAGAATGGTGGCCGTGTCGTCGTTCTAAACACTCAGAACCTTCCCCTTGTTGGCGAAGTTGGCCTTGGTGCTGATCTTGTTAGGATTGATGCTCACTCAATGTGCTCCCCCGGCTTCTCTTGCGACTCTGCCTACCAAGTAACCTACATTGTCAAGGGCAGTGGCCGTGTCCAGGTTGTTGGCGTCGATGGCAAGCGCAAGCTGGAGACAAGAATCAAGGCTGGTTATCTATTCATCGTCCCCAGGTTCTTCGTCGTATCCAAGATTGCTGATTCTGAAGGCATGTCATGGTTCTCCATCATCTCCACTCCAAAGTATGTTCCAATTTACATGTTCTAGTTATGCTTTACTTTAAAATTCACTTCTTAACTGTTTGATaactttgattgtttgaatttgCAGCCCAGTGTTCACTCATCTGGCTGGAAGGACTTCAGTGTGGAAGGCCATCTCTCCCCAGGTCCTGGAGGCATCCTTCAACACTACCCCAGAAATGGAGAAGCTTTTCAGGTCTAAGAGGACTTCAGATGAAATCTTCTTTGCTCCTCCCAACTAAAGCCTTGCTTGCTGTCTTTTATCAACAAACTTTTAGTtttctagttttgttttaataaactTTTTGTTGCTGGGCTAATGGGCTTGACCCAAATTTAGTATCTTCTGAGCTATATTATCTATGAATTAGttttctagtttttctttttagtgtgTGGAATGAGGATATTGTTAAacgctatttttttttaatattaagtttcttatttagttaatttttaactaGTCAATTCAATCAGGTTTTCATGTTCCAAtttagagtatatatatatatatatttgataggattcatcagtttgttctcttattgtcttctttctcattAAACCGGCAACTTCTTTTGAGTTTtgatacacaaaaaaaaataaataaaaataaaataaaataaatattaagtttaGATTGAAATTGATATTTTTCGTTTTGATTATCTTTGAATATCAAATTCAAAGAATagatgtatttaattattttataaatttgcaaaatatttAGGCTGGCTCAAATGTCCTAAAACTGAATCTTAGAAttaaatctttaatttatttaataaaaatttaaattttattaattttttgataaatatttcaGATTAGTTTTggataaattagaaaaattataaaaatattaaaattagaagaaataggAATTTTAGAAAACGAGATATATAACTGATTTagcaataaatttaaaaaaaactttattatttttaatttttaaaagttagtTAAGATAATAGAAGTGGAActaattaaatgttaaatttaaaaaataatttatcataataaataattatcataattacaATGATGAagttttgaaaagtttttttaaaattaataatgaggctatttcttcttcttttggtttATTTCTAATTGCGTTTCATTCGGAGTATCAATCACCAACACAACGCTAACTTGTTtgcaatatttaattaaatacatagtttaacataataatcaagaaattatattaaaaaacaagtttataaaaacaaaatagataaCATCACAACAATGTTGATATCCTATCATTGAATATCATTAAGCTGTTTTGCTCCCAAACAAACAAAGAGTCACTTATCATCATACaccatcttatttttttatttttatttttatttttatttttttttgaaaacacCATCTTATTCTTCTAACCCTTAGAAAaagttcaaataataataattataattgataCTATCCATAAATAATCACAAATACTAAGTCAATTCATTCATACCTGATcccttttttttacattaaaatagtcctcataattaagtttcaactttcaaccaccaaaatcttgttttattttagaattttcccTATAAATTCCAAAACTTCGTCTGTGGACTTTTTCAATcactttcaaaaaaattaaataattaattctaataatttttaattcaattttatacatataatacaCAAAGCACACACTGTGTCCTTATACAATAATAAACACGTGTCAAACAACCAATGGAATTCTACTGTTTTCATCTGCTCTATGTATTCCACCTGATCCACCTCTAATTTTTATGCCAGCTGGTATTTTCTTATTGGTTAACAGACACTTTGACTCAAAGATGGGTCCCATTTGACCATTGCTTATGTTTGACCGGTCGTTATCTGGGATCCAATGGTCAATAATTCAGGATAGAATCAAAGAGCTCAGGTCGCTGATCCAACGGCTCACATAGATCTATTCGAAATCTTGGTGCAGTTTAAGATCCGGTGTTTCCGAGAACATTATACCATGGTTCACTGCTTCCACTCGCTCGCCCAAACCCTTGtcctcattctctctctctctctctctctctcgttttcTCGATCTCTCGATCGCTCGATCTGCAGCCCTAATTCCAGCGAAAGCGCTAGTGGGAATTCGATTGATTCGAGGTTGTATGTCCTTGTTCGACGCTCTCTGTTGGTGCGATCTCAATGAAATTTTAGTTTCGTTTTTCCatctaaaactttttttttaggtttttagttttatttttattgattttgtttcaaGATTTGGGATTTTGATTTGCAATGGATTTGATCCATAATGAATGGATCTAGAGTTTGTTTGAGCTTTTGATCGAAGGTTATTGCATCAATGGGAGGGGAAGAAGACGCCGCGGCCGCCGGAGGCGGCCGGAAGATCTTTTGGAGATCAGCGTCGTGGTCTTCATCCCGGACATCGGGTTCAGATGTTGCCGGCGAGAAAAGCTCAGAGAACGGGCAAATACGGCGCTGCCCGGCGCCGCCTCTCACTCCCCGATCTCAAAACTCCAAGGCCCGCTCTTGCCTACCCTCCCTTACAGCCTCTTGCCATCGCCCGACGGAGCTTTGACGAGTGGCCCAAGGCTGGGTCTGATGATGTCGGTGAGTGGCACCAACCCCCGACCCCTGGCGCCAAGCCGGCGGGCAGCAACAAGCCCGGCGAAGGGCTGAAGGTTGATCTCCCCTCGATCCACACTCAGTGCGAGAAAGACCAGATTGCTTTCTTTGATAAGGAGTGTTCTAAGGTTGCTGACCATATATACCTTGGAGGTGACTCTGTTGCGCGGAACCGTGAGATCCTCAAGGAGAATGGCATCACCCATGTCTTAAATTGCGTTGGCTTTGTCTGCCCGGAGTACTTCAAATCCGATCTTGTGTATAAAACTCTCTGGTTGCAAGATAGCCCGTCGGAGGATATCACCAGCATATTGTATGATGTGTTTGATTACTTTGAGGATGTGCGGGAACAAGGTGGGAGGGTTTTTGTTCATTGCTGCCAAGGTGTTTCAAGGTCTACATCCCTTGTCATTGCATACTTGATGTGGAGGAAAGGGCAGAGCTTTGATGATGCCTTTCAATTTGTGAAGGCCGCCAGAGGGATTGCGAACCCGAACGTTGGTTTTGCATGCCAGTTGTTGCTGTGCCAGAAGAGGGTTCATGCCATTCCATTAAGCCCCAATTCGGTGCTGAGGCTGTATAGAATGGCACCACATTCGTCTTATGATGCTTTGCATTTGGTGCCGAAGATGTTGAATGATCCATCTCCAGCGGCTTTGGATTCGAGAGGGGCATTCATACTCCATGTGTTATCGTCTATATATGTGTGGCTTGGCAAGGATTGTGAACCGGTTATGGAGAAGGACGCAAAAGCTGCTGCCTTTCAGGTTGTAAGGTATGAGAAAGTGCAGGGATCTATTGTTACTGTGCTTGAAGGTGAAGAACCAGCTGCATTTTGGGAGGCCTTCTCAAGTGTGCCAATTTCTTCGGACAATGCGACTAATGCTAAGAAGGAGCAGATCGAATCATCCACTAAGATTTCTGTGGGAAAGAGAAGAGTTGAGTCCTATGATGCAGACTTTGAGCTTTTCCGAAAGGCTATCACCGGAGGTGTCGTGCCACCTTTTCCTTCCTCTGGCCCTGGTCAGGAAACCCGTCTGCCAGCGAGAGAGAGCAATTGGAGTATATTAAGGCGCAAGGTTGTCTGCGGAGCAATTAGCAGGGTCTTCCCTGACTCTTCTCTTGTCAGAGATTCTGATCCCCGTGTTAGCAGAGTTCAGCGTTTAAGCTCAGAATTGTTGACTTCACCACCTTATCTTTCTCCCAGTTCACTTTCATCTGATTCAAGCAGTAGCTCAAAGTGTAGTTCTGAGTCTCCATCAATCTCTCCTTCTACATCTCCTTCAACTTCACTTACACCTTCACCTGCCTCATCTAGCCTGCCTGACACTTCACTGCCAGCAACAAAGCTTTTCCGGTTCTCAAATACATTTGGACGTTCAGATCCTTGCTTGGAAAGTGGTCCTTCACCTTCAAAGGGTCCTGCAAAGTCTATTGCTGAAAGACGGGGAAGCTTTTCCCTTCTGAAGTTGCCAACATTGACTAGAAAGCTGGCGAATTCATCTCATCCTTCGGTTGCAAATCCACAGGAGTTTTCAGAGAACAGTGGCTTCAGCTATGGTGTTAATTATGGTGACTCTTCCCCTCATTGTGGCAATGACTATTTGGAGCCACAGGATGTTGGTCCTCTGCATGACACCCAAACAATATCCAGAAACACAGTACTAAATGATACTTGTCCGGTGTCGTCAAATACATCCAAATTCCTAGTATACCGTTGGCCCAACATAGAAAGTATAACAACATTTGACAAAAAGGATCTTGATTCCAAAgcattattctttttcttaactTCAGATGCATCTAGAATTGGAGAACTCGGTAAGATGTTATACATGTGGATAGGGAAGTCCTTCAAACAAGCTGATTTGAGAATTCAATCAAATAGTGGAAAAGATGTTGATGAAGCGAATGCAATTGACTGGAATCAAGTTGGCTATGATTTCCTTTCCCTCCTGGGTCTACCACAGGATATCCCTGTCAGGGTATGTAACACAATGCCAATACCTCTTATTGTTCTTCTTTCTATCAGGTTCATTTATTGTTTCTGTACTTCAAGAAGCTTTATCATGTGTAATTAATTGTTAAGAGCTAACCTAACACTATTGCCATGATTTCTTAGGTTATATGTTAACTTAGATATGTTGAAGATTGACTATGACTTGTAATATTTGTTTCACCCAACAATTACCATACTTTAGGATGTTGCACTTACCTAAGAGTCTGAGACTGTGAGACTTGAATGGTTAACTAGCTCCTGCTTTccgtatttatttttattaaatataactaATGCTTTTGCTTTAGAAGTAAATTCCTCTTTAATTTAAGACTTAAATCAATAGAACATGTATTCACGAACTCAGAATCCCAATATTTAGTTGCAAATCAAGTTTATGGATTTACTGTCCATGTAAATACCTTTTTATTTTAGTGTGAGATATGGAGGCCATGAATGCATGTATATTTCACCAAAGATTTAAAGGGATCTTTGTTCATCAAACTTGATATATCTGTCCATCAGAGCATTTTTCCACAAATTTTACTGGCATTAATGGCCCGCTATTTGGCTTAGCTGTCAGCCAAAATCTTTCTTGTTTAATTAGTGAACCAAAGATGTTTGCTTCCTTCTGTGTGACTATATCATTCCTAAAGCATTGTATGGTCTTACTAGTCCTTTATTGTTTTGACAAATTCATGCTTGCTattagcttaattttttttccccctAGATAGCTTGAGAACTGAGAAAATCCAATTCATAATGTCGTTTACTGTTTCAACAGCAAAATTACAGATTatagttgacaagtacatcatTGTTTCAACAGCTATGGACTAAATTTGCAAGCCAACCATCTTTATATGCATTACTCGATGACCCTGCCTTTCGATTCGTTTTTTATCATTGCTAACATTTGCCGCTATGTTAAGTTTAGGATATTTCATTGTCTTCTCTGTTTTCTTCGAATCATGACAGGTTGTTAAAGAAGAGGAGACACAGGATTATCCAGATTTTTTCAGTTCTGCTTAAATTCTTTATATACTCCAGGCCCCCCAGCAGAGCAGCAGTAGTTGATGTCTTTTGTTCTCAAAGTAGCTTACCATGAGGAGCCTTGTGGCAACAGAGAATAGTGAGGTAAAAGATAAAAGTTTTTCTTTAACAATTAATTACCAATGATGCTAATAATCTTATGCTGTGATTTTTCTCTGCTTTTAATTCAGGAGTCTGCCAGAGAGACACACACATGGCTGTACAAAGTCTGCTCCCCTGCAATCTCAGATTCAAAGAACTTGTAATTCTTGAAATCCCATTGTACATTTTTACGAACAGATTCATTTAGTCTTTGCTTAAATACTTCATCCAAGGTTAAGAACTTGTTATTTCATGCCTTAGGCTTAATTCCAGTGCTACTGAAGCTGCATTAGTTGTTacaattgtaattttttttttactgctaTTTAATTATCATCTCTTGCTTAATTACAATGGGAGGAAAAGCTTCAAGACTCTGACCAAAAAGAAACTGGAAATGAACCATAATACTTGGATTAATAGTTTCCCTTCATAATTTACAGTGAAATCACAATATGAACTGATTCCAAGCACCATGAAAATCAGTTAGCAGTCTTGCCTATCGCAACTCGGACTATTCCTTTCTCTTATTCAATGTAAAAGAAGATAAATTAGCTTTCTATGGGTCAAAATCATTCAAGGATCACCTCTGCGCTTGTTTCTCAGCAGTTACATCAGTGACGCTGAGAAGCATAATTGCGGGAAAATTGTAAGTTTTTCCCCTTAAATACTCATGGATGCAATTTGATCTTGGAGCACTGCATCACACATTATTTGCTGTGTTGTTCGACAAGTTTCCATCAACCCCGCGTTTAGGACTGGATAATGTTGCCTTCTGTGGCTTGGTTCTCAAGAAACTTTTAGTGTATAATGCACCGAAAACAATTACCTGTTTCAACTTTTAAGTTAATTTCTGGGACAGTAATCTGATGATCTTCAGATACAAAGCAAAAGATGTAGGTGAAAATGTTTACCGCTCCAACCCACTGTCTCAAGCTTAATGGATGTGCAAACCAGACACATGATAACAAGATGCTCACCAGCTACAGCAAATtccaaaaacataagaaaacaaaaaatgttaAAGCGTTAGGGAATATTTGGTCTTGaagatgtttatttatttacctgTCTCGTGGTCATTATAGTCGCAAATGTTAAAGCACCGAATGTTCGAATTGTATATGAAATGAAGAATTGACTCACTGTTGCTACCTGCATACATTGATTTGGTTACCAATTATATCCAACAGAGCTAATTTCTGAAGAATGGACAAGCTTCAGACATTTTGGCTTCCAGTGATCATCAGTCTCTTGGGAACAAGATAATTTCATAAACTAAGCCAAAAGGTTAAGAAATTATATAGCTCATTGTAAGACAGAAATCTGATTGATATTATGTTCGTTGGACCGGTAAAAGGGAAGTGCTCGTATACTTACAGTGGATAAGAGGACAACATCATAAAAGCAATCATGGTGGCGAAACATAAAATCTATTGCCAGAAGAAGATGGCCCTGTAATATAAGTcctgatttaaaaataaataaataacttggtTAGTATATGATCCTCATAAACAAAACCTCAAGCTCACActaatacaaacaaaataactatttttatgACAACCCATGAAAAACCAGTATTGCTCATGCTTAGAACCTGGCAAGGTATATGGTGGTAAGAGGGAAAAGGACGGTCCCTGATTAGTTTTTGAAGTTATACAagttgaaagaaagaaatatcaTGCGAAAATACCCTGAAGATACCCAACCTATACCTTTTAAAtggtcataaaaaaaaaaaaaaacgcttACATCCATTACTACTTTTATAGAGCTCAAAAATAAAACTGATTTGCCTGTCATCATTATTAAAGGCAAGGGGAAAGGAAAAAAGGACTTTATCTTTCACAAAAGTACCACTTGAAATAACACCATAGCAATTATGATTGTGGTGATACATCAGAAATCAGGAGACGTAAATGTTACACCGTTccacactcacacacacacacacacacacaaataaataaaaataaaaaggaagaagaggtGAAGAACCCTTGAGGAATAAAACTGGCCCATTCTCAATGCGCTATGGTACCTTAACTTTTCAAGCATTCAATTAATTATAGAATGTATCTAAAAGCAACTTGAGCAGTAAAACTTAAGTGCAAAACTTGACAGATTTAAGATAGGTAAGTAAGCATGTATTATATGAATGCCCAATTTAAATGGAATACTTAATTTAGACCACTTTGGGGTAGGAAATCTTACCAGATAAACTGAGGATACAAGAGCATAAAGTTGTGTAGAATATCTGGTTGTGTATTTCCATGTCATAGCCTTTGAAAAGCTTGTCCTGAAATGTGCTTGTAAACCCATCAAGCCTGGAATATTCCTTTCCAACATGAGTGATCACGATATACAACAATCCAAGCGGAAGTATGTGCAGTATGGAAGGAAGAAGTCTTAAAGCAACAAAAAGCCAAATGTTAATAATATCAAAAGTATAATCTACAAGTTAACAATCCAAAAAATCGTCCTCTTTCTATGGCTGGCTTTTGGAAAACTTGCACATTTAACAAGTGAAGACAATGTACTGTATGTAACAGATAATGTTCCAAATAACTTATAAAACTGATAAAGCAACTAAAACATTTTGAGAACAACAGAAACATGAGTTTTTTTTGCTCCTTGGATGCCGGCTTAGCCATTACACATTCAAGGTATATTCTTATAGCAGATGCAAAGAGAGATCTCAAATTAGTAGTGAATGAGAGATAACACCCATCTAAACCTCTACTTTTTTACAATCCAAATAAATTACATTGAAAAGCATGGTCACAGGGATGGCTTTAAaactaaattgattttttaataattcaaaatacttTAATCTCTATTTTGGTTATATGTCCATATCATTGTGCAATCCAAACATCTTATTTTATTAGGAACATGATAGAATTGAGCTAGGAAGGAAAAAACTTTTACCCAAGATAACCAAACATAAGAAACATTCCCCAAACAGTGCTTTCTCTCCCCGAAGCATATGGACTGACATCAGTTGAAGCCTGCACCAAAGAAGCTGTGGTGAACTttatttcaaattgattttaatcttaatttatatCAACCAAATTCACAAAGATCTGTCAAAGCGTTGAGGATAATAATCCCATGCATAAGGCTTCCACCAACATAGGCTGTGAAAAAGATTATTTGCACACCAAAAAAATCATTGGACTAAGTTGCATAAACAGTATCTACACTGCTAATAATATGCATGAACTTGGGTATCActtctttaaatatattaaaaatggtcAGGGCATCATGATTTTCAGGTAATACTGAAATTAAGATAGTgtaccacaaaaaaaaataaaaataaaaaaataaaaaataaataaataataaaaaagaagcaaTTATATATCACAAGAGACTGAACTCAGCAGAAATGTAGTTGCAGCAATCTTCAGTATGACACATattcaaaaattaagattttaaagATGTGTTACCGGAAACAATATGAATATTGAACAACCCAATGTCActagaaaagcaaaaaaatagtCCTTCCCATTATATATCTTCTGCATTATAATTGTCCCCCAGATCTGAATGACAAGAAAAATGAGTTAGATATATGGTGTCCATCAGAATACCGCATGAAATGTATTATGGAAAACACCAAAGTTGAGAACAAAAGGTAGGTATGCCATTAATTGTAAGGATGAGTACACATGGACATTAAGAGCGCATGGTTACGGGTTACCATATCATACTTCACAGAAATCATTCCTTTATTCAATATATCATTCCTTTGCCCAATATGTATAAAGCATAGAATAGCgattaaaaatttagaattatatttttttgggtgtCACTTTTTGTGATGGTTACACCAAAAAAGTGTTTCAGGAAATTTCATACCAGAAATTGTCATCAAATCTTCATTCATATTAGTAACTATGCTACATCCATGCACGCATCACAGACTAACTCCAACAGAAAAAATAGTGCCCACTTCATGATTTTCAGTTAGAATCTAATTCATAAACCAGTGATCGAGAGACTATAAACTAGAGTTACTATGCAAGAATATCTCCTTGCTTGAACAAGTAATGTAATTGTTTCAGTATAGTTACTTGTCCAATCTCATGCTTATCACTCAATTATAGAAATTCCAACAATGCCAATTACTCACACTAACATCCTAAAGAATTCTAAGCCAAAATTAGTCTGATCAATAAGATAAATAGAACATCTAGGAGCTAAACATAAGAAAATTAACCAGCAAATTACATAACAAGAAGTGATGAACAAGCTACTAAAATTTGGTGGAGTTATCTAATCAGAAGAAAGAAAcacataacacaaacaaaaccaCACCTACAACAAGACATGCAAAAGAATGTCTTATCCCTTACCATAACAGGTATCATTTTCGCACATTTGGCCAGTGTTTGAACAGGAAAACTAACATACTTTGAGGGCCTGAAACCATGAGATCCTTCGTCAGAATATATAATATGCAAACTTTTTTTCAGCTTGTTTTACATCAAAAGAGGCATCACCTCACCAAATGCAGAAGCACTAACCTCATATTGGCATGTAGTAGTGAGTATATTAGACACTGAAACAGCACAGTACTTATAAACCGGAGCAACAGGATCAATCGTTTTCCTACTCGCCTAACAAAACCACATTCACAAACCATCAAAGTCGAACACAAACCAAGCACAACAAGAAGCAATCTTTTTACCAGCAAAGCGCCGGCAGACACCGCAGAAGTCGCCAAACGATTACAAAAGACAAGAAACAGCGAGTATCTAAAAAGCTCCTTCTTTTCACCATAAGGCACTCTCATAATCTTCTCCTGAACAACCAATCAGGACAATCACgcaaaaaaaaatccaccatttaaaaatagaaaacagcTCTCATACCTGAAGGATCCCATAGATGACAAGAGTGCTCATGATCCCGACGACGGCGAAGGCGCACTTCAGAACCCTATTCCCCTTCGCTTCAGCAACTGATGCTTGAGGTTCAGGTTCGGCCATCTTCCATCCAATTCCCACGCCCCAAATCAAGAACCGGGTCACTGATTCAGAAGAGGAGATCAAGGGTTTGGTTCCGAGAAAGGAAAGCAGAGAGGTGGTGAGATTGGAGGAGTTGCGGGGCGGGAATATGGGATCGGGGATAGGAACAGAAGAAGAGACGTGGCAACGAAGAGagaggagagaaagagagagggagagagggaGCGAGGATGATGGCCTGAGATTTGGGGCGGAAAGGGAGGGGAAACGAAAAGGTTTATGGAATGGCGGGCATGGGTtggattaattattaataattggtTTAAGCCATGTATGATTCCTTTAAGGTCAAGTTGCACTTATAAGNNNNNNNNNNNNNNNNNNNNNNNNNNNNNNNNNNNNNNNNNNNNNNNNNNNNNNNNNNNNNNNNNNNNNNNNNNNNNNNNNNNNNNNNNNNNNNNNNNNNNNNNNNNNNNNNNNNNNNNNNNNNNNNNNNNNNNNNNNNNNNNNNNNNNNNNNNNNNNNNNNNNNNNNNNNNNNNNNNNNNNNNNNNNNNNNNNNNNNNNNNNNNNNNNNNNNNNNNNNNNNNNNNNNNNNNNNNNNNNNNNNNNNNNNNNNNNNNNNNNNNNNNNNNNNNNNNNNNNNNNNNNNNNNNNNNNNNNNNNNNNNNNNNNNNNNNNNNNNNNNNNNNNNNNNNNNNNNNNNNNNNNNNNNNNNNNNNNNNNNNNNNNNNNNNNNNNNNNNNNNNNNNNNNNNNNNNNNNNNNNNNNNNNNNNNNNNNNNNNNNNNNNNNNNNNNNNNNNNNNNNNNNNNNNNNNNNNN
The DNA window shown above is from Dioscorea cayenensis subsp. rotundata cultivar TDr96_F1 chromosome 12, TDr96_F1_v2_PseudoChromosome.rev07_lg8_w22 25.fasta, whole genome shotgun sequence and carries:
- the LOC120272984 gene encoding glutelin type-D 1-like, with product MDVDISPKLSKKLYGGDGGAYYSWSPEELPMLREGNIGAAKLVLENRGLALPSYSDSAKVAYVLQGSGTTGIVLPESPEKVIAINQGDAIALPFGVVTWWFNPNDTELIVLFLGDTSKGHHRGEFTNFQITGANGIFTGFTTEFVSRAWDLSEDEAKKLVESQNNVGIIKLKDGQSMPEPSPKDREGMALNCLEAPLDVDIKNGGRVVVLNTQNLPLVGEVGLGADLVRIDAHSMCSPGFSCDSAYQVTYIVKGSGRVQVVGVDGKRKLETRIKAGYLFIVPRFFVVSKIADSEGMSWFSIISTPNPVFTHLAGRTSVWKAISPQVLEASFNTTPEMEKLFRSKRTSDEIFFAPPN
- the LOC120274115 gene encoding LOW QUALITY PROTEIN: protein-tyrosine-phosphatase MKP1-like (The sequence of the model RefSeq protein was modified relative to this genomic sequence to represent the inferred CDS: deleted 1 base in 1 codon): MGGEEDAAAAGGGRKIFWRSASWSSSRTSGSDVAGEKSSENGQIRRCPAPPLTPRSQNSKARSCLPPLQPLAIARRSFDEWPKAGSDDVGEWHQPPTPGAKPAGSNKPGEGLKVDLPSIHTQCEKDQIAFFDKECSKVADHIYLGGDSVARNREILKENGITHVLNCVGFVCPEYFKSDLVYKTLWLQDSPSEDITSILYDVFDYFEDVREQGGRVFVHCCQGVSRSTSLVIAYLMWRKGQSFDDAFQFVKAARGIANPNVGFACQLLLCQKRVHAIPLSPNSVLRLYRMAPHSSYDALHLVPKMLNDPSPAALDSRGAFILHVLSSIYVWLGKDCEPVMEKDAKAAAFQVVRYEKVQGSIVTVLEGEEPAAFWEAFSSVPISSDNATNAKKEQIESSTKISVGKRRVESYDADFELFRKAITGGVVPPFPSSGPGQETRLPARESNWSILRRKVVCGAISRVFPDSSLVRDSDPRVSRVQRLSSELLTSPPYLSPSSLSSDSSSSSKCSSESPSISPSTSPSTSLTPSPASSSLPDTSLPATKLFRFSNTFGRSDPCLESGPSPSKGPAKSIAERRGSFSLLKLPTLTRKLANSSHPSVANPQEFSENSGFSYGVNYGDSSPHCGNDYLEPQDVGPLHDTQTISRNTVLNDTCPVSSNTSKFLVYRWPNIESITTFDKKDLDSKALFFFLTSDASRIGELGKMLYMWIGKSFKQADLRIQSNSGKDVDEANAIDWNQVGYDFLSLLGLPQDIPVRVVKEEETQDYPDFFSSA
- the LOC120274116 gene encoding UDP-galactose/UDP-glucose transporter 5B-like, whose amino-acid sequence is MAEPEPQASVAEAKGNRVLKCAFAVVGIMSTLVIYGILQEKIMRVPYGEKKELFRYSLFLVFCNRLATSAVSAGALLASRKTIDPVAPVYKYCAVSVSNILTTTCQYEASKYVSFPVQTLAKCAKMIPVMIWGTIIMQKIYNGKDYFFAFLVTLGCSIFILFPASTDVSPYASGRESTVWGMFLMFGYLGLDGFTSTFQDKLFKGYDMEIHNQIFYTTLCSCILSLSGLILQGHLLLAIDFMFRHHDCFYDVVLLSTVATVSQFFISYTIRTFGALTFATIMTTRQLVSILLSCVWFAHPLSLRQWVGAVIVFGALYTKSFLRTKPQKATLSSPKRGVDGNLSNNTANNV